The sequence CGGCACCCCACGCCAATAAAGCCTGACCATAATCTCAATGTCAAAATCCATGCGCGTACCGATGTTGACCTTATCCATAAGTTCAGTGGTAGCCGCTAACGGATAGACTCGAAATCCGCACATGGTGTCTTTGACTGACATAGAAAGCGTTTCAATATGCACCCAAAAATGGGTGATCTTTCGTCCAATCCGGCGCGCCGTAGGCATGGAGTCATCATACTGAGGATGTCCGCTAATGAGCGCGTCAGGCTGTTGCTTAGCAAGCTCTAAAAACTGGGGAATATCAGTGCTGTCATGTTGCCCGTCGGCATCAATTTGAAGAGCGTGAGTGTAGCCTTGCTCTGAGGCAACCCTGAACCCCGCTAAACAGGCTCCGCCTTTACCGCTATTTGATGGCAATGTATGCAGCAACACCGCTGATGCAAAACGCTCAGCGAGTTGGGACAGCACTTTTTTTGTCGCTTCGTTAGAACCATCGTCAACAATAATAATAGGCAGTGCATAGTTCAACAGCTTCTCCACCGTTGCTTCGATAGTACGGTGGTGGTTATAAATAGGAATAAGAAAACAAAATCTTGGATCAGGCATAGCGGTCACCTAAAACACCAAGCGGCCAGACGATAGCGCCTGGTCACCCTTCTTATAGCTAAACGTAATGCAGTCCTCACGCTTACGTTGTATCACCAAATCTACCTCCGCACCGGGTAAAATCATATCGTTGAACTTTAACACCTCGACGCGTTGAATACTGACCGGCGTAGACCAATACTGCGATGCCAGCTGTACCACCCAATCAAGCTGCGTTACACCTGGCAAAATAGGCGCCGACGGAAAATGTCCCTGTAAATAGATGCAGTCCTCACTTAACCGAAATTGACCGACTATTTCAGGCTTATCAGCATCGTTCGCTCGTTCATTTAGTGATAAAAATTCCGGTAGCTGCGTTTTCATTTCAGTCATTCCTTCCTGTGTCGCTTCCTGTATCGGTAAAGAGGTTTTGCAGTGCAGCCTGGGTTACTTTACCCGTCTCGTTAATTGGAAACGCGGCAACATACCGAAACCGTTTGGGGACGACAACTTTTTCAAACCGTTGTTGTAGATGGTGTCTTAATGCCTGTCGAACGGAGAAGCGACCTTCACTATCGAGTGCTTCTTTGCCTACATCGCTTAGTACTATAACCAAGCCAATTTCATGTCGTTTACCTTCAAGCAAACAGGCTTTCACCTGGCTTACCCAGTCATGCTGAACCGCAAAAACTTCA comes from Idiomarina sp. X4 and encodes:
- a CDS encoding glycosyltransferase family 2 protein yields the protein MPDPRFCFLIPIYNHHRTIEATVEKLLNYALPIIIVDDGSNEATKKVLSQLAERFASAVLLHTLPSNSGKGGACLAGFRVASEQGYTHALQIDADGQHDSTDIPQFLELAKQQPDALISGHPQYDDSMPTARRIGRKITHFWVHIETLSMSVKDTMCGFRVYPLAATTELMDKVNIGTRMDFDIEIMVRLYWRGVPVLFIPTKVIYPEQGQSHFRAFQDNVKISWLHTRLFFGMLPRIPMLLARRFKS
- a CDS encoding ApeI family dehydratase — translated: MKTQLPEFLSLNERANDADKPEIVGQFRLSEDCIYLQGHFPSAPILPGVTQLDWVVQLASQYWSTPVSIQRVEVLKFNDMILPGAEVDLVIQRKREDCITFSYKKGDQALSSGRLVF